Proteins from a genomic interval of Nostoc sp. TCL240-02:
- a CDS encoding SMP-30/gluconolactonase/LRE family protein — protein sequence MVLLIDKMNKLQYTLHNVLEARARLGEGPIWDSTGKLLYWVDIYNHRVHQFNPTTGENGFFDVGDVVGAIATADADRLIMLLRHHLAFLNTQTGVVIPILEIEANLPDNRLNDGKCDPQGRFWFGSMCSIEKPQASLYRYDTDGSLHLMETGLTISNGLGWSPDQKTFYLTDSPQQKIYAYDFNSVTGSITNRRIFVDLTHESFYPDGLTIDSEGHIWSAMWDGWCVIRFNPKGEEILRIKLPVQLPTSCTFGGDNLQTLYITTASVGLSQAEIEKSFYSGDLFALQTDVTGLPTYAFEEF from the coding sequence ATGGTGTTATTGATTGATAAAATGAACAAGTTGCAATATACACTCCACAATGTTCTAGAAGCCCGTGCCCGTTTGGGTGAAGGCCCCATCTGGGATTCTACTGGGAAACTACTATACTGGGTTGATATCTACAACCATCGAGTGCATCAGTTCAATCCTACTACGGGGGAAAACGGCTTTTTTGATGTGGGAGACGTGGTAGGTGCGATCGCAACAGCAGATGCAGATAGATTGATTATGTTGCTGCGTCATCACTTGGCATTCCTCAACACTCAGACAGGTGTAGTTATCCCCATTTTGGAAATTGAAGCAAATCTTCCAGATAACCGTCTCAATGATGGTAAATGTGACCCTCAAGGACGTTTCTGGTTTGGTTCAATGTGTTCTATAGAAAAACCTCAAGCTAGCCTCTATCGCTATGATACTGATGGTTCATTGCATTTAATGGAAACGGGATTAACTATTTCTAATGGTTTGGGGTGGAGTCCCGATCAAAAGACATTTTACTTAACAGATTCTCCTCAACAAAAAATATATGCTTACGACTTTAATTCAGTAACTGGAAGTATTACTAATCGTCGGATTTTTGTTGATTTAACTCATGAATCTTTCTATCCAGATGGGTTGACAATAGACAGTGAAGGACATATCTGGTCAGCTATGTGGGATGGATGGTGTGTGATTCGTTTCAATCCCAAGGGTGAAGAGATATTGAGGATAAAGCTACCTGTGCAATTGCCAACTAGCTGTACTTTTGGCGGAGATAATTTGCAAACACTCTACATTACCACTGCTTCAGTTGGATTAAGCCAAGCAGAGATCGAAAAAAGTTTCTACTCTGGTGATTTGTTTGCCCTCCAAACTGATGTTACTGGATTACCTACTTATGCTTTTGAGGAATTCTAG
- a CDS encoding glycosyltransferase, whose translation MPLKYALVHEWLTPKATGGSELVVREILNHIDADLYALIDFESSNRDSYLYNRQIGKTFLQNFPDARNGIQKYLPLWPLAIEQLDLRHYDVILSSSHAVAKGILTTPEQIHICYCHSPMRYAWDLTFDYLRYSKLGSGLPGWVTRYLLHRLRQWDVLSANRVDYFIANSQHTARRIWRCYRREAIVIYPPVNIAEFPFLSEKEDFYLTVSRLVSYKQISLIVKAFNQLKRPLVVIGTGDEMNKIREMANSNIQILGWQPDNVVKKYMSRAKAFVYAACEDFGIALVEAQACGTPVIAYGAGGAVETVRDIRSCVDTGTGIFFQTQTEAALVEAVEKFEVYEGLFSSEYMRSHAAQFSPQIFADRYLNFVNKCNEKDRFRNDGLD comes from the coding sequence GTGCCCTTGAAATATGCTCTGGTTCATGAGTGGCTGACACCCAAAGCCACCGGTGGTTCAGAACTCGTTGTCCGAGAAATTTTGAATCACATTGATGCTGATTTGTATGCTCTGATCGATTTTGAATCCAGCAATAGAGACAGTTATTTATATAACCGTCAGATTGGCAAGACGTTTCTCCAGAACTTTCCTGATGCCCGCAACGGTATACAAAAATACTTGCCTTTGTGGCCCTTGGCAATCGAACAACTTGATTTGCGGCATTATGACGTAATTCTGTCTTCATCTCACGCTGTTGCCAAAGGAATCCTGACCACTCCCGAACAGATACATATTTGCTACTGTCACAGCCCTATGCGCTACGCCTGGGACTTGACTTTTGATTATCTGCGCTACAGCAAACTGGGTAGTGGCTTACCTGGGTGGGTGACGCGATATTTATTACATCGTTTGCGCCAGTGGGATGTATTGAGTGCCAATCGCGTTGATTACTTCATTGCTAACTCGCAACATACAGCTCGGCGGATTTGGCGTTGCTATCGACGAGAAGCAATAGTCATTTACCCACCAGTGAATATTGCAGAATTTCCGTTTCTGTCTGAGAAAGAGGACTTTTACCTGACAGTTTCTCGGTTAGTGAGTTACAAGCAAATATCGTTGATTGTCAAGGCTTTTAATCAACTAAAACGACCATTAGTAGTCATTGGTACAGGAGATGAAATGAACAAGATTCGCGAAATGGCAAACTCTAATATCCAAATACTCGGATGGCAACCCGATAATGTGGTAAAAAAATATATGTCTAGGGCTAAGGCATTTGTGTATGCAGCTTGTGAAGATTTTGGGATTGCCCTAGTGGAAGCACAAGCCTGCGGCACGCCAGTAATTGCCTACGGTGCAGGGGGGGCAGTCGAAACAGTGCGAGATATCCGCTCTTGTGTGGATACAGGGACAGGTATATTTTTCCAGACGCAAACCGAGGCGGCTTTAGTGGAGGCAGTAGAAAAGTTTGAAGTATATGAGGGTTTGTTCAGTTCCGAGTATATGCGATCGCACGCCGCGCAGTTTTCACCGCAAATCTTTGCAGATCGTTATCTAAATTTTGTAAACAAGTGCAACGAAAAAGACCGTTTTCGGAATGATGGTCTAGATTAA
- a CDS encoding NAD-dependent epimerase/dehydratase family protein — translation MRILIMGGTRFIGVYLTQLLMEQGHEVVLFNRGNRTVPSLQRVGQIIGDRTDATQLKAKLSQESFDVIFDNNGRELTDTQPLAEIFQGRVQHFIYMSSAGVYLKSDQLPHIEGDAVDPKSRHKGKHETEAYLTELGLPFTSIRPTYIYGPRNYNELEGWFFDRIVRDRPIPIPGNGLHITQLGHVKDLAKALTQVLGNQQAIGQIYNISGDRFVTFDGLARASAVAAGKSPDAVKIVHYDPKKFDFGKRKAFPMRVQHFFASVNKAQTELNWHPEYDLISGLQDSLENDYLANAKDKAEVDFSLDDEILQAI, via the coding sequence ATGCGAATTCTAATTATGGGTGGTACTCGGTTCATTGGTGTCTATTTGACTCAATTACTAATGGAGCAAGGACATGAGGTGGTGCTGTTCAATCGGGGAAATCGGACAGTACCTTCTTTACAGAGAGTAGGACAAATTATAGGCGATCGCACTGACGCTACCCAATTAAAGGCAAAGTTATCACAAGAAAGCTTTGATGTCATTTTTGACAATAACGGACGAGAACTTACTGATACTCAACCACTTGCAGAGATTTTTCAAGGGCGAGTGCAACATTTTATATATATGAGTTCTGCGGGAGTGTATCTCAAATCCGATCAACTCCCCCACATAGAAGGCGATGCGGTAGATCCCAAAAGTCGCCATAAGGGTAAGCATGAAACAGAAGCTTATCTGACTGAATTGGGATTACCTTTTACTTCCATTCGTCCTACTTATATTTACGGACCTCGTAATTATAATGAGTTGGAAGGCTGGTTTTTTGATAGGATTGTGCGCGATCGCCCCATTCCTATCCCTGGAAATGGGTTGCACATTACGCAGCTAGGGCATGTAAAAGACTTGGCAAAAGCTTTGACTCAGGTTTTGGGTAATCAACAGGCCATAGGACAGATTTATAATATATCTGGCGATCGCTTTGTCACTTTTGATGGTTTAGCCCGTGCTAGTGCTGTGGCGGCTGGCAAATCACCCGATGCTGTAAAAATCGTCCATTACGACCCGAAAAAGTTTGATTTCGGCAAGCGCAAAGCTTTTCCGATGCGGGTGCAGCATTTCTTTGCTTCGGTGAATAAAGCGCAAACAGAATTAAACTGGCATCCTGAATATGATTTGATTTCTGGGTTACAAGACTCTTTGGAAAATGATTATTTGGCTAATGCAAAAGATAAAGCCGAAGTGGACTTTTCTTTAGATGACGAGATTTTACAAGCTATTTAG
- a CDS encoding DEAD/DEAH box helicase, translated as MSDAFSRLSPFIQEYIYHHQWTELRPVQIAACQVIFDTDAHLLVTAATAAGKTEAAFLPILTLLHTNPTTTVGALYISPIKALINDQFERLNDLLKEANIPVWHWHGDVSQTRKNKFLKNPQGILQITPESLESLLINKNNDLIRLFGDLKFVIIDEIHAFMGSERGCQIICQLQRLAQLTQKQPRRIGLSATLGDYSLAENWLRSGTDKLVITPQTDGIKRQIKLALEHFYITDEVDESEVTDYEQYIFNLSKSRKCLIFANNRTRTESVIASLRQIATEQGLPDIYHVHHGSISASLRQAAENAMREPNNPAVTAATLTLELGIDIGHLERVIQLESPLSVASFLQRLGRSGRRGEAADMRFICAEEKPLPEASLPEQIPWQMLQSIAIIQLYLEEQWIEPIKPIKYPLSLLYHQIMSILTATGELSPHALAKQIFSLPPFAAISKEDFQLLLRYLIDIGHIQHTEQGKLILGLAGEKIVRKFKFYAVFAEQQEYIVKQGATEIGSIVTPPAVGNQFALAGRSWEVVEVDFKKKVIFVKQAEGKASIYWRGSGGTIHTKVLQRMQQVLFENIEYSYLQKNALQCLCQVRQLVQKIGLNKQNIVQLEKGKCCIFPWMGTVAYRTLERLLNSYCRESLEITSIGGLNPYYFTIKLGKDKFKYLYPEISSLCEQRITSEDLLSTSEAPEIQKYDQFIPHPLLRKAFASDYLDMRELKQQVALWRE; from the coding sequence ATGAGTGATGCTTTTAGCCGACTTTCACCCTTCATCCAAGAATATATTTATCATCATCAGTGGACTGAGTTACGACCAGTTCAAATTGCCGCTTGTCAGGTTATATTTGACACTGATGCTCACTTGCTAGTTACTGCTGCAACTGCTGCGGGTAAAACAGAAGCAGCCTTTCTACCAATTTTGACGTTATTACATACCAACCCTACTACCACCGTCGGCGCATTATATATTAGTCCAATCAAAGCTTTAATTAACGATCAGTTTGAGCGTCTCAACGACTTACTCAAAGAAGCAAATATTCCAGTTTGGCACTGGCATGGTGATGTTTCTCAAACTCGAAAAAACAAATTTTTAAAGAATCCTCAAGGAATTCTACAAATTACGCCAGAATCTCTAGAAAGCTTGTTAATCAACAAAAATAATGACCTCATCCGCTTATTTGGTGATTTAAAATTTGTCATCATTGATGAAATTCACGCTTTTATGGGTTCAGAACGTGGTTGTCAAATTATTTGCCAATTACAACGTTTAGCACAGTTAACGCAAAAACAACCGCGCCGTATTGGTTTGTCGGCAACTCTTGGTGATTACTCACTAGCTGAAAATTGGTTGCGTTCAGGAACAGATAAGCTAGTGATTACACCTCAAACTGATGGGATAAAACGCCAAATAAAACTAGCTTTAGAACATTTTTATATTACTGATGAAGTAGATGAATCCGAGGTAACAGATTATGAACAATATATTTTCAACCTCAGCAAATCTCGCAAATGTCTGATATTTGCTAATAATCGCACACGGACTGAATCTGTAATTGCATCTTTGCGACAAATTGCTACAGAACAAGGACTACCAGATATATATCATGTGCATCATGGGAGTATATCTGCTAGCTTGCGGCAAGCTGCCGAGAATGCAATGCGTGAACCCAACAATCCAGCAGTTACAGCCGCCACTCTGACTTTAGAATTAGGCATAGATATTGGTCATTTAGAGCGAGTTATTCAGTTAGAATCACCCTTGTCTGTAGCTAGCTTTTTACAGCGTTTAGGACGTAGTGGTAGGAGAGGTGAAGCTGCCGATATGCGCTTTATCTGTGCTGAAGAGAAACCATTACCAGAAGCTTCTCTACCAGAGCAAATACCCTGGCAGATGTTGCAGTCTATCGCTATCATTCAACTTTATTTAGAGGAGCAATGGATTGAACCAATCAAACCGATTAAATATCCTTTGAGTTTGCTTTATCATCAAATAATGAGTATTTTAACAGCAACCGGAGAACTTTCACCTCATGCTTTAGCTAAACAAATTTTTAGTCTGCCACCCTTTGCTGCTATTTCAAAAGAAGATTTCCAATTATTACTCCGCTATTTAATTGATATTGGTCATATTCAGCATACTGAGCAAGGTAAATTAATCCTGGGTTTAGCAGGAGAAAAGATTGTAAGAAAATTTAAGTTCTATGCTGTCTTTGCTGAACAGCAAGAATATATTGTTAAGCAAGGTGCAACGGAAATTGGCAGTATCGTCACACCGCCTGCTGTTGGAAATCAATTTGCTTTAGCTGGCAGAAGTTGGGAAGTTGTAGAAGTTGACTTTAAAAAGAAAGTTATTTTTGTTAAACAAGCTGAGGGTAAAGCTAGTATTTATTGGCGTGGTAGTGGTGGCACTATTCATACCAAAGTTTTACAACGAATGCAACAGGTTCTATTTGAAAATATCGAGTATAGCTATTTGCAAAAAAATGCTTTACAATGTTTATGTCAAGTTCGTCAATTGGTACAGAAGATTGGATTAAATAAGCAAAATATTGTGCAATTAGAAAAAGGTAAATGCTGCATTTTTCCCTGGATGGGTACGGTTGCTTATCGCACCCTAGAAAGATTACTCAATTCCTACTGTCGAGAATCATTGGAAATTACAAGTATCGGCGGATTAAATCCCTATTATTTCACAATCAAATTAGGCAAAGATAAATTTAAATATCTTTATCCTGAAATTAGTTCATTGTGTGAGCAAAGAATTACTTCAGAAGATTTACTCAGTACTTCAGAAGCACCGGAAATTCAAAAATACGATCAATTTATTCCTCATCCACTTTTACGAAAAGCTTTTGCTAGTGATTATTTAGATATGAGAGAACTCAAGCAGCAAGTGGCACTGTGGAGAGAATAA